ATCTCAATGCATGCTCATGCACCTGTGCTGTGACTTCCTTCCAAGGGCCCAGCATGAACAGTGCTCTCCTTTGCAAAGGAAATCCTCTCAAGCAGCACTGTACAGGTGCCTAGCTCCCCAAAGTTCGAGGCCTGGAATTCCATTCTGACCTCTCTCCTGCCTCATATACCAAGACTGTGCAAACTTGACATCCACTGCACTGCAGCACTAGCAAGGATCAGAGACAGTTAAGAAGTGGCACTTGTCTTTCTGAAGTTACACGTCATGAATTCTGTGATGGCATATATAGAGCTTAGCAGTGAGTAAGGCTGTCCTTATTTCTTTGAGTGCCACAACTGCAGACGGGGCGGTTCTCAGTGAGGAATTCAAACACTGCACACATAAGCTGGGGAACTTGGCATGTGTGCATCTAAGAATGAAGCGGAGGCTGTACTTCTCGACGATGAATGGCCATGGCAGCTGAAAGACTCGCTATGATGGGAATTTTGCCAGCCACGTGGTAATACTTTGTGAGAAGCACTCATGGGCACTGCAGTGCAGCCAGAACTCTGCAAAATGCCTACATTGGGCATTCTTGCCACAACACTTTTTTTTACTCATGCAAAATTTATTCGCAACACTGTTTATTAAATTGGGCACCACTCATTGGAAAGGTTGACATGCAGGCACTACGTGCTCTGGCTGTAGCACAGAGAGGCGGAAACATGTTGGCATCTGAACAACAAATCAAATATCAGAGTGCAGATTAGTTGCTTGTGAGGTAAAACAGTTGGCTGGAACGCACTGGGAACTGTTGAacatcaaaaaaaaattaaggtctAATCCATGCTGGCTGGGttaccccactgcaggaatgcatgcgtgctatTCAATGTTTTGTACttattcatgcaaaaaaaaaggtcACTAAAGAAACCTTTATGCACCGTATTTGTTACGTCACTTGTAAGCACCCATGTGACAGCAGTAATGACAACATGTGCCACATGTCTACATAGGAGCCTTGCCTGTTCTTAGCACaagcatttgtttttaatttcatttattacTTACCAACAGCTTCACAAGTTCCAGATGAGGTCAGTCTGGCATATTCAAGGAACGGGGACGCCAACACTAGTACAAGCATAGTATCTATATATTTTATGCACGTGACGAGCCAACCAGACACACAAAAACTATCACACACGAAGAGAAAAAAACATGGACACTACGAGCAAGGGAAGTGTTTTCCTAATATGCATGAAAGTGCTGGAGTTGCCTTTTGTTGGTCAGATGAATCGACtggtgggcaagttggttcatgacTTCTCGAAACAAAGTGCATGATATGGTACACaggacaaaagaaacaaacatagCTATGGCTGTTGGTCAACGGGGGAGGTGCTGCACATGCAGGAGCCTGTCACGCGGCCTGTCGGAGGGTGTGTGTGGTCCCCTCCGGGTGTCGCACGAGGCGCAGGCCGGCCGGCGCAAGGCCCTGGAGGCAGCTGTGGAGCGGAGGGCTCGTGCAGTACGTGAGCGCAGGGCCCTCCAGGAGCGCAGCAAGCGGCATGCCCACCAGTGTGCGCGGACCAACGAGCACGCCCAGGGCCGTGCACTGGAGCCCCGCTCTCAGCGCGGTGGCATGCGGCTGCTTGCTGAGCGGGATGCGCAGGCCAAGCTGGAAAGCAAGCGGCGCAAGGCGGAGGCTGCGCTGGCCAAGGCCGAGGGCGAGTACTACGGGGCGTGTGTGTCAGCCGAGCAGGCCCGCCAGGAGTGGGAGACTCTCCTTTTCCAGACTGCTGGCTGGCTGCAGGCGCTTGAGCAGGAGCGCCTCGAGGCCCTGCATGCGGCCCTGGCACGCTATGCCCAGCACCTGGCGCACATGGCCCCTCAGGTGCAACAGGTACAGCTTGCCCTTTGTTTGTAAGACACTGCCACAGTCACCTCTGTGTCCTGTCTTTCCTTCGTTCTTAGTCCATTTACCTACTCGACTGACAGTTTGTGCTTTTGTTCTCTGCAGTGCGCTGATTGTGTCCAGGCGCAGACGGCACAGGTGGATGCCAAGCAAGACATTGAAGAAGCCGTGCACCTCAGAGGCACGGCTCCGAATGTCCCCGAGCAGCTCCTGCCTGATTTTTATGTAAGTTACAGCAGCCTATTTTCTGTGTGCCATATGCACTGGTCAACATTATGCAGGCAGAAGACCTGTCAAGTCCCATGCAGCCCCAGAGGCGCAAGGAGGCCCTGGAGAGGCTGTTGCAGCTGCTGCAGAAGGACCTCGACACAGAGCGGCGGGGAAAGCAAGGTCTCTGTCACATACTTGCTCACATATGCCTCCATGCAGGCTTTCACTTATATCTGGCTGTCTCCCTCGGGAGACTCCTTTACTTCTGGCATACCCTCACAGCACAGTATCCCCTGCTTATCAGTTGGTGCATgaagcaatttctttttttctcaaatgGCTAGGTGCTACATATTTCACAGAGGAATGGCCATGGGACCTATGTTGTGTGCCCGCAAGGCCCATCTTTGGGTTGTGGGTTTTATAAGTCTAAAAGCCTTCTCTAATTCTCTGAGCTGATCTGTTGAAGATACTCACTAAAGTAATGATTGAGCTTTATAAGGGCTTGGGCTACGCAACACCCGCACCCAGCTAGCCAAAACCCAGAGAGACGCTGCATACCTTCCCCACTTCGCAGTGTATGAAGGACACTGCTGTGTATTCGTTGCCTCACGGGCATGATGCTGAGAAGGCTTCAGGCGGGAAAAATCAACAAACAATCTCCACTATATCAAGCACCAGCCAATTGTGGCTTGCCAGTCACAATACCAATATAGTGGTAGGattttaatgtagttaaaccaagtagacatgcacaagcatgcgtttagcctgtttggctcatggttttgctttgctggatcatcggcatgtctggcgacgattttagactcaggttaagctctggtaGAGGTTAAGCCAGTCTGATCTGTCCGCGCCGCAGGTAGAAGTTGCTGTTTGGGTAACAGCTCATCACAGTGACAACGAAATGTCTTGGCAAGTCCAGCTTCACTTTTAAACATTTAAATTAATTTTTATAGCTATATATTTGTCGAAAGTCATAGTTGATAGGTGCCTTCAGCACCTGAAGGGTAAATTAATCCTCTTTTGACATAAAAGAGTATGGATGGCAAATTTCTGgttgtatgttttcttttttgcttggtgTGTAAGACATTATATAGAGTATATTTGCCATATCATGGAATTTGCCTACTCTGTTAAATGGTTTATAACTCTATTTCTTATCTCAGAGatatgctgtttttgtttcggGACAAAAACTGAAATTTAATTACTGCTTCGTTACTTTAAAGCTCTACAACCTCAAGTCAGTCTGCCAGAAGAGCTACAATAGAACAAACATAGAATCAGCAATATTATTGCTCTTTCTATGTGCCGCATATGGTCCAAACTGAACTTTTGTGTCACATGATGTCACTGTTTGGCTGGTGAaaacatgagagaagaaattaatTTATGCATTATTTGTCGGCATAGGCGAATTTTACGTGTTCAGCAATGTTTACTGTCTTGCACATTATTACAAAGAAGGAATGTACAATTTAAAATTTGTCTCTCCCAACCTAGGCTTATGGACTGAACTTGACCATTACATGCATGGAAATATGTAGTTGCAGCGAAGCTGAGTGAGCTGTGTTCGTGATGGGGCATTGTCTGCTTTCTTTATTGTGCAGGTGTGGAGTCCTTGGCTCAAGCTTTCAGAGAGAGCCCTCGTTTTGGTGACGAAGAGGCACAGCTGCGTGTCCAGGAGAAGCTCCAGCAGGTTTGTGTAATTGATGCTGCAGTGGGTGCGGGACCTGATGAACTGCAGgatatgtgttcagatttatatAGCTGGACGTATCGGTGATGGAATTTTCACCAATAGTCCATCTTATCTGAAGAAATGCAACATCAGCTTAACGTTGAATGAAACAGTGTTGTAGAGTCAAAAaataaaattacggagggcacttaagactacctacgtgctgtgaatgcgaaagcatgctcgcggcgtgttcggctgcagcgatggtatactactctaatgcagtggccagcgatcctgatctgttcgcgccgcctgaatggaagctgatgaagacgacagtACCCAAACCCATCGCGAGAGACTGACAGTTTAGCACGTGGGGTGTTCTACTGCAGCGATAGCGCAGtgctctaatgaagtggccagcgaaggtgatctgttcACACTGGCCGGGGTTCGAAACCCATTTCAAGAGAAAtttaagaaattttatttttatttctttcctgaTGAAGTCCTGTGGTTTTTCGGACCGTCTGGCATGGACAACAACAACACCGGATTGTCCGTctcatgagccatataatgcattcGCATTTATAAAAGCTTTACATGAAACCACCTTGACTAAAGCCACGAAACCCCTGGCTTCCACACGCTGTTAATTCTCTCTCGTGACCAGATGTAACTTTTACTTGAAGGGCCTACAAAATTGGTTTTAAAAGCAGCTGTCAAATGTGTGCATTATGTAGAGCAAAGGCCTTTCTTTGAGTATGCATGCCGCGTACAAGTCTTCAAAAGTAAACTGACAATTTACAAATAGCTTACAAGCTATTTGTAAATTGTCGGTTCACTTTTACAAGCGGTGTGGGACTGGGAATTTACAAAACTCCCAGTCCCGCACATTGCAACGAGCACCAGTGCCGGTCTTTGGCTCAAATCCTGCCTTGAAACTGCATTGCTTTCTTGCACATTCTTACACCGTGCTTTCTTGGCTTCAATTGTAAAGGGACTGTAAATGACCCACAATTACCACAAGCACATTTTTGGATAAAGTAGGCGGGGGTGCGGCTAGCTGGAGATGGTGCTGCATGGCTTCCTTCCAGTCACCCCTCTATTCTTCTGCCcgaggccaaaaaaaaaatgtaaacaaccGAGCCAATGGCGTGGAGTAGGGTCTTGGCCtgtattctgtattttttttctggctccctCAACTGTATGCGTTGAGATGGCAGTGCGGGACGGGcaactttatttttatttgtttttcttgcccaTGGTGCTCTTTGTACTTGttgagagagaaaagaaagatgaCCATTTTCTACCCTCGGTATCTTTGGTGCTACATAAGCTAGATTGAACATTTTTGTGGGAGGATGACGGGTGATTCAGTATTAGCTAGTCTTTCACTTTCCTTACCCTCATTGCTGACCAATCTCAGGGAGCCTATAATGGCCAGCGAGCTGTGGCATGCATGTAATGTATACCGACCCTGAcagtgtttaaaaaaaattttcaaaaaggaATCTGGGGCACTTTCACtggatttctctttttttttgtttaagcaAGAAAGTCTAACCGCTGTAAATACCCCGTGTTCAGTTTGGCTTAAGCAGTAAGCAGTATACAGTATTTTCCAGTGATTGAGCATAAGGTGGGCAAATCAAATAAGGAAATTTCTGGTGGTATTGTGGctgcagctgacacaggacagagTTGATTGGGAGGATATGGGGtaggccttcgtcctgcagtaAACGGTAATGACCCTGAATAGGCTTTGAAAAAAACAAAGAGCGACAACCTTTTGCCGACAACTTCCGGCGTACGCCGTGTTCTTCCTAATGCATTAGTATGCATTGTAGAACAGTTCAGTACTGCAAGCATCCTGCAAGAAGTGAAAGAATTAAAATGCGAAACAGGAGGTGCCAACTCACCGCTAAGTGAGCAAGTTAGAAAGAAAAGAGGGGCATGCGGCAACCTTGTCGCTACTTGCCGACAAACCCACCTAGCGACCGATCTAGGGACGTTAGTAAATGAACTTTGGGTCGGTTGATGATGACGATCCATGCCAATCACTTGCAGGCATTCCGCATGGAGTGAAACATGCTGCATTCAGGGGCAACAATTTTAGGAGGCTTTTACTTTCATTATTTGCCACTGTTGACTGCATAAGTGTATGATCATCAGGTGCACAGATATAGCTTAGCATGGTTATATAGCTTAGTGGTGCTTGTCCCATCCTATTCTCTTGTTCTTTGTCTTTACCTCCATTTTCGAAGTACGGTATGCGCAAATATAAATAGAAAAATCTAAGCCTATGTTGAAATTCCTTTGAAGCAGCATTTTTGTAAATCGTTTAGGACTTGGGACTTACAAATGAGGGTGATGTTTCTGTAGCATATTTGATAAACCTACACAATGAAGCACTCTGAGGCCACCCTCAAAACTGAATGCAGCCTTAGCAAGCACCTGAATGGGCCAGAAAGCACCAGCTGAAATGCAGCAGCATCAGGATTGTTTCAAAGCCATGAGGCACTACGCTGGATTATGAAGAAGGTATACTGCACTCGAGAGACAAAGAAATTGTgacatgttatttttttttcatcctgttTCTCTTTAccgttgtggcttttttttttttctgccataacACGCAGATTGCATCTTGTCCATCTGTCAGCCTTGCGCTGCATCATACACAGGTGTTCATCAGAGAATGCAGTGCCTTCTGTGCAGTTTCAGCACTCCAGAAATCGAAACTTGAAAATAAGCTGGGCGAAGCATGTAATCGGTACTGAATTTAGGGAACGAAGCATATTTTTCTCCTTTGTTCTTTTGTCCGGATGGTGTGTAATGAACAGCAGAGCATGGAAGAACTTTTACCTTGAAAAGTGAAGCTGTCGTTATGGTGGAATTTGCATGTTATTCTCCATTATATTTGGATGCATGCATGAAGATGCCTGTTGGCCACCATCATACATGAAAGTGCTTTCTTTTTGCTCCTAGCTGTCATACACAATTACTGTATGGGAAATATGCCATGTGGACAAACTGTGGGAAAGAAATTCAGTGGGGTGCCCATCTGGTCACATCCTCGAGATGAAATGCTGCGGCTATGCCATTTATCTCGTAGAGGGAgaggctgcttttccttccttgtttcaaTTTGTCACCGACGCCGTGTCAATGTGCAGCTGCGGCAGAGCCTAGCATTTCTGGAGGCCTCCCGCCACAAGGTGCAGTGCTGCCTCGCAGGCCTGGAGGGCCAGCCGCGGCCCCCACACCCCCTGGCTCCACATCTAGAGCAGCGCAGGGACCGACAGGCAAGTGACATCGAATTGGTTGCCCACAGTGTCGCTTTACTACAGCCATTTTCAAGCATTGTGTCCCTGTGCCCCCCTCTGTTCAGCTGTGGGGGTGGTGTTGTCCACATTGCAGTTGTCCGTGCTGCATGCAACCTGAACTGCCCAGCTCATTGTCCAGAGTTTGCGCTATAGAGACACTGAGAAGAAGCTGCACAACTGTCAGTATTTACATGCAAGCTGTTGGTTCGAGTTGATAGAATAACGGCTTCGCTGAGTGTTATGATGCCAGTAACTGAGCAGTCAGCCTCAGCCATTGACAGGCAGAGCAGACGCTGACccgtgctctgctgctgcttAGGGCCTGGCACAGACGGTGCTCAAGATCCCCCCCTGGCTCCAGCGGCGTTCGTCCAGTGTTGAGGACACCGAGGCATGGGACCGTGGTGCAGCAGATGGGGGCACCGAGGCCCCTGTTGCCTGCTCCACGGAATCAGAACAGCAGctcgaggaagaggaggaggaggagcagacCTATGAAAATGTGCTGCCCTCACGGTGCCGAGCCCTGTACGACTATCAGGCCTCCATGGATGACGAACTCAGCCTCTGCTCAGGTGCACTTCTCCTTCAGCTCGCCTGCTAATCTGTCACAGCTCCCGGGTGTTGATTTTCCTTCTTGGCAACTTTTTGTGGGAATGTGAGCATGTTGCCAAATGGGGGCAGACATTTCTTGTTGGCCTTTTGCAGCTGGTTTACTGAACCTTGAGCACACATGTCGCATCCATTAGACATTAGTTGACATCTTTTAGCCTGACTTTAGCATACCAAATAAAGAGATCAAGTTGCTCCTGAATGTACTAGTTTAGAACTTTCGCCCGAAGTACGTATTTGTGTAACGGTACTTATTGACAAGCAAACCCACTTGCCACATTGTGCCATCCCCACAGCAACTGTAGCGCCCCACAGCACGCAAGCAGCATTCTCACACATTTCTCTGAAGGGAAAGTGTTGGAAAAAAAGTGTAGTGTGTGACATGCTGTGCTGAGAAAAAGTGTCAAATTGTTGTCCATTACAGTTTGGTTCTGCCACCACGTCATGTTTAAAGGTTCTGTTCTGCACACGTCTCATACATTACTGCAAGAATGCATTGGCAGTGACTAgacaagtgaagaaaaaacaTCCATGGCAAATGAGATTCCGTGACAGATGTTTGATACCTTCCTTCGTTTCCCTGACCTGCAAGGATCACGGAAAGGGGAGATGCGGTGCTATGGAAATGGCTTGTGTCACCATTtttatgttttcttcttttttgcccaCCTCAGGAAGCCAAGCGCAAAGTAGGAAGTTGCCACACTCCTCTTCTCTCATATCCTTAAACCTTTGTGGCATCTTTCAGCCAATGGTGTAACACCACACACAGCTTGAAGTCGCGAAAATGCCTGAGAACACTCTGGATCAGATCAGAAAAGAAGCATGCTTCCAACAGcactttggattacaggcgcgaaaacagacagaccacaaggtagataaacgggacggagcacTTATGCTTGTACGCTTTTGCTGTCTCTCTCTGTTGTAAAGAGGGATGcagctttcagaaaaaaaaatttttttttgaaatgtATTTGCATGAAATTTTTTGAGCACGTTAGATATAATTGTGTGACTACTCTCACAAAATTCACTGCTATATCTCCAGGAAATTGTTTTATAATGCCTATTTTCCCTCTGAatcttgtgaaaaggctgcagagttaGAAAATGTGGTagaaggctggttcaacattcattgcATTCACGCATGTCAAGATgaccttagaattttttttcgttaAGCACAAACTTTGGTTTTTGAATTTATGCGATGCCGTGTTTGTTGACATAGCTAGAGTCAGAAGAAAGTTTTATACAAGAAgtttaaaattttgaaatttgaaaaacaaagaatgtcttgacctgcaCTAAGGTCCTACGAgtggaacaaaataaaataaacaaaataaactatATTTACATGCCCTACCTCGCAGATTAAAGAGAGTGGGGGCTAGGCACAGTGTGGACGTTCTTTTCTGAGCCCCTAATAGCCAAGAAAAATTGGGGGTGGCCATTCAAAGGAAGCGTGAAGGACAGTAATAGGAACAGGTGTAATATTAATCACGTAAATGAGTATGTTCCATGCCAGATGGATGTGGTGTACCAAATTGCTCTTTCATGTGGCCTCACATACATAGGCCCGACAAGATGGTGTATTAATATCAGGCTTATGGAGCATTTTAATCCTTTGGAAAAGAAAGCCACTAATCTAGGCAAGCATTGCTTTACATGTAAATGCATTCCATTCTTTGTAGACACAgaagtggtgtttgtgcataatGACCAGTGCATAAGGTAGGCATTCTGGAGCTGAGGCATTGCACATCATCAGGAAGATGAATGGGTGTGTTAGCGCACCTTCTGTAACATTATCAGCCAGGGAAATGAGGCTGCTGCACAATGGATAACAGCTCTGCGTACACACTTGTGCCTTTGAAGTGGTTTTGATTGTGGTAAACACATCTGGGTTTGATGCATGTGTGCAGTTATGGTTAGTGTATAAATTGACATGTGTATTCCAATCAGAGATAGTTGTAAGTTCAGCACAGTCTgattcttcctttttgtttttgtcttcgtcctgtactGCTGGTGCATAATAATAAAGGTCCCTGCTTGACTGGTCAGCACTGAAAAAAATTCAGTACTTCTGCACTTTAATAGCTAGCATCATCACCTCATGCACCACAGCACTTCAAAAATATACTGGCTTTCACATTCTCCTCTGAACGGTACCCGGTAATTGATGTTGAGTTTGAGAACTTTTGTTTAAATGCGTCTCTGTGGTCTGCGCAGCGCCGCCACGTTTAGCCTGTGTGACAAAACAATGTCTGTCTTGGATTCCACCCACAACCGAGCACTTTTTGCCTAGTGGTTTGTCTCTGATGATGCACACAGTGATGCTGGCTCATCAAACGTGTGCAGGTGACCTGGTGACTGTGCACAGCCGTGCTGAGGAGGGCTGGTGGCACGGAGAGAAAGATGGCCACTGGGGAGTCTTCCCTGCCAGCTACGTCCAAGAGCTGGGCCCTGAACCTGGATAGACATCTCTTCTTGTGCGCAGCCAGTCACGCTCATCACTGCAGTTGGTCATTTTGTGATAGCTGTGCAGTGTGCACAGTGTGTTATGGTTCACGCGATGAacaagtgtttttctttttccattttgTTGGAGCAATAGTGGTGCAGATTGAGGTTGATAAAGGAATATCGTGTGTTCTACGCAATTTTTTCAGCTCCCCTGGTCCATGTGTCAAAAGGTCTTTATCTTCTGGGACTGGAACTGAGCGAGTAGCAGGTGTGACACCAAGTTCTGTGTTCTCAACTTGACCATTGCATAATCTGCACTTCCATGATGATCATCTCCCTGTCACTAATTGCACCTTATTTTTTTTAGGGGGCAAGCTTACAGCACTGGCCCATCTAATATAAATGGGGCATGTTGGAATATTATTGCTGCTATACTAGAAACCCTGGAGCAggaaattttcttaattagaaGGGCAATTCTAGTGATGTATGAAACCAAAGTTCTGATTTAGACCCGTAATACCTTGTATGAATTTATTAAAGAGCACAGAAGTTTAGGCTTTATTTTTTTAGGCTTTAGCTCTGTAACAACAAATATCAGTGCAGTCGACCAATGcatttatgttgtgttggcacatgatagccttagatgcttatgtgccactaaacccaacacaacacacacaaagcATTTATGGAACCCATGTAAA
The Amblyomma americanum isolate KBUSLIRL-KWMA chromosome 3, ASM5285725v1, whole genome shotgun sequence genome window above contains:
- the Nost gene encoding nostrin is translated as MTIQDHRKSMSSFRDAFWGPTGFEELRRLLKQGAEFSKEVVHILQERSELEAAHAKGLAKLSQRLARAAREAIGTTAAAWQEVATQLEREAQLHRSLSRGLSEGVCGPLRVSHEAQAGRRKALEAAVERRARAVRERRALQERSKRHAHQCARTNEHAQGRALEPRSQRGGMRLLAERDAQAKLESKRRKAEAALAKAEGEYYGACVSAEQARQEWETLLFQTAGWLQALEQERLEALHAALARYAQHLAHMAPQVQQCADCVQAQTAQVDAKQDIEEAVHLRGTAPNVPEQLLPDFYAEDLSSPMQPQRRKEALERLLQLLQKDLDTERRGKQGVESLAQAFRESPRFGDEEAQLRVQEKLQQLRQSLAFLEASRHKVQCCLAGLEGQPRPPHPLAPHLEQRRDRQGLAQTVLKIPPWLQRRSSSVEDTEAWDRGAADGGTEAPVACSTESEQQLEEEEEEEQTYENVLPSRCRALYDYQASMDDELSLCSGDLVTVHSRAEEGWWHGEKDGHWGVFPASYVQELGPEPG